The nucleotide window TCGTTTTATTTAAAGAATTATTTTGCATATATTATATTCACCTCTTCACCTTATTATTCAAGTCTTGCTCTTGGATCAGCCCACGCAAGTAAGATATCAGAAACTATTGTTCCAATAACAGTGAATATACTTAAAATTAGAACCAAACTTCCTGCCAAATACATATCCTGGGCTTGCAGAGACTCTAAAAGAAGAGTTCCAACGGTTGGAAGATTCAGTACTATTCCAGTAACAACAACGCCAGATATTATTCCTGGAATAGTCCAACCTGCTGTGCTTAAAAAAGGTATCATAGCCACTCTTAAAGGATATTTCCAATAAACTTTATTTTCGGGAACACCTCTTGCTTTTGCTGCTGTTACATAAGGTTTATCTATTTCATCAAGAAGATTCCCCCTTAATACTCTTATAAGACCTGCCATACTATCTGTACCTGCAACAATAATTGGAATCCATAAATGTTGAAGAAGATCTAAAAATTTTCCCCAGCTCCAAGGGGCTAACGCATATTCGGGAGAGAATAATCCTCCTAAACTTACACTGAAAACAGAAAATGAGAACCACATTAATACCAATGCTAAAAGAAAGTTAGGTATCGATACTCCTAAATATCCAAAAACAGTAACAGTATAATCTCCACCAGAATACTGATGAGTTCCAGAATAGACTCCTAATAAGAACCCGAGAGTCCATGCAAATACTGTTGAAAGAGTAGATATAAGCATAGTCCACAATAAGCGAGCTCCTAACAACTCACTAAC belongs to Petrotoga sp. 9PWA.NaAc.5.4 and includes:
- a CDS encoding ABC transporter permease produces the protein MIKFITKRLLFAIPLLFIICLISFIIIELPPGDFITSYEMTLRQSGEAIDQATLELLRERYGLDKPVVVRFFMWFGNILRGNLGYSMLYQKPVSELLGARLLWTMLISTLSTVFAWTLGFLLGVYSGTHQYSGGDYTVTVFGYLGVSIPNFLLALVLMWFSFSVFSVSLGGLFSPEYALAPWSWGKFLDLLQHLWIPIIVAGTDSMAGLIRVLRGNLLDEIDKPYVTAAKARGVPENKVYWKYPLRVAMIPFLSTAGWTIPGIISGVVVTGIVLNLPTVGTLLLESLQAQDMYLAGSLVLILSIFTVIGTIVSDILLAWADPRARLE